One segment of Drosophila mauritiana strain mau12 chromosome 3R, ASM438214v1, whole genome shotgun sequence DNA contains the following:
- the LOC117145728 gene encoding V-type proton ATPase 116 kDa subunit a isoform X6, producing the protein MGSLFRSEEMALCQLFLQSEAAYACVSELGELGLVQFRDLNPDVNAFQRKFVNEVRRCDEMERKLRYLEKEIKKDGIPMLDTGESPEAPQPREMIDLEATFEKLENELREVNQNAEALKRNFLELTELKHILRKTQVFFDEQEGGVNQTTESMTRALITDEARTAGASMGPVQLGFVAGVILRERLPAFERMLWRACRGNVFLRQAMIETPLEDPTNGDQVHKSVFIIFFQGDQLKTRVKKICEGFRATLYPCPEAPADRREMAMGVMTRIEDLNTVLGQTQDHRHRVLVAAAKNLKNWFVKVRKIKAIYHTLNLFNLDVTQKCLIAECWVPLLDIETIQLALRRGTERSGSSVPPILNRMQTFENPPTYNRTNKFTKAFQALIDAYGVASYREMNPAPYTIITFPFLFAVMFGDLGHGAIMALFGLWMIRKEKGLAAQKTDNEIWNIFFGGRYIIFLMGVFSMYTGLIYNDIFSKSLNIFGSHWHLSYNKSTVMENKFLQLSPKGDYEGAPYPFGMDPIWQVAGANKIIFHNAYKMKISIIFGVIHMIFGVVMSWHNHTYFRNRISLLYEFIPQLVFLLLLFFYMVLLMFIKWIKFAATNNKPYSEACAPSILITFIDMVLFNTPKPPPEKCETYMFMGQHFIQVLFVLVAVGCIPVMLLAKPLLIMQARKQANEEVQPIAGATSDAEAGGVSNGGSHGGGGGHEEEEELSEIFIHQSIHTIEYVLGSVSHTASYLRLWALSLAHAQLAEVLWTMVLSIGLKQEGPVGGIVLTCVFAFWAILTVGILVLMEGLSAFLHTLRLHWVEFQSKFYKGQGYAFQPFSFDAIIENGAAAAEE; encoded by the exons ATGGGTTCCCTGTTCCGCAGCGAGGAAATGGCGCTGTGCCAGCTGTTCCTGCAGAGCGAGGCGGCCTACGCCTGCGTCTCCGAGTTGGGAGAACTGGGATTGGTCCAGTTCCGAGAT CTCAATCCCGATGTCAACGCCTTCCAGAGGAAGTTCGTCAACGAGGTGCGCCGCTGCGATGAGATGGAGCGCAAGCTGCGTTACCTGGAGAAGGAGATCAAGAAGGATGGCATACCCATGTTGGACACCGGGGAGAGTCCCGAGGCCCCGCAGCCCCGCGAGATGATCGACCTGGAG GCCACCTTTGAGAAACTGGAGAACGAGTTGAGGGAGGTGAATCAGAACGCCGAGGCCCTGAAGCGCAATTTTCTGGAGCTGACCGAGCTTAAGCACATTTTGCGCAAAACTCAGGTGTTCTTCGATGAG CAAGAAGGCGGCGTTAACCAAACGACCGAGTCGATGACCCGCGCCTTGATCACGGACGAGGCACGCACCGCTGGTGCCTCCATGGGTCCCGTACAGCTCGG CTTCGTGGCTGGCGTCATCCTGAGGGAGCGACTGCCGGCCTTCGAGCGGATGCTGTGGCGCGCCTGCAGGGGCAACGTCTTCCTGCGCCAGGCGATGATCGAGACGCCGCTGGAGGATCCCACCAAT GGCGACCAGGTGCACAAGTCCGTGTTCATCATCTTCTTCCAGGGTGACCAGCTGAAGACGCGCGTCAAGAAGATCTGCGAGGGCTTCCGGGCCACGCTCTATCCTTGCCCTGAAGCTCCAGCCGATCGGCGAGAGATGGCCATGGGTGTGATGACCCGCATCGAAGATCTGAACACCGTGCTCGGCCAGACGCAGGACCATCGCCATCGTGTCCTGGTCGCTGCGGCCAAGAACCTTAAGAACTGGTTCGTCAAGGTGCGCAAGATCAAGGCAATCTACCATACGCTGAATCTCTTCAATCTGGACGTGACCCAGAAGTGTCTGATCGCCGAGTGCTGGGTGCCGCTGCTGGACATTGAAACCATCCAGCTGGCCTTGCGCCGCGGAACCGAAAGATCGGGATCGTCGGTGCCGCCAATTCTCAACCGGATGCAGACGTTCGAGAATCCGCCGACCTACAATCGAACGAACAAGTTTACCAAGGCCTTCCAGGCATTGATCGATGCCTATGGCGTGGCCAGCTATCGGGAAATGAATCCGGCACCCTACACGATCATCACCTTTCCCTTCCTGTTCGCCGTGATGTTTGGAGATTTGGGCCACGGAGCTATCATGGCGCTCTTTGGTCTCTGGATGATTCGAAAGGAGAAGGGACTGGCGGCTCAGAAGACGGACAACGAGATTTGGAACATTTTCTTCGGCGGACGGTACATCATCTTCCTCATGGGCGTCTTCTCCATGTACACGGGTCTTATATACAACGATATATTCTCAAAGTCGCTGAATATCTTTGGATCGCATTGGCATTTGTCCTACAACAAGTCCACCGTGATGGAAAACAAGTTCCTGCAGTTGAGCCCGAAAGGCGACTACGAGGGCGCTCCGTATCCGTTCGGCATGGACCCCATATGGCAGGTGGCGGGAGCCAATAAGATCATCTTCCACAACGCTTACAAAATGAAGATCTCGATCATTTTCGGTGTTATCCACATGATCTTCGGTGTGGTGATGAGCTGGCACAACCATACGTATTTCCGGAACAGGATTTCCCTGCTATACGAGTTCATTCCCCAGCTGGtctttctgctgctgctgttcttCTACATGGTTCTGTTGATGTTCATCAAGTGGATCAAATTTGCCGCCACCAATAATA AGCCCTACTCCGAAGCCTGCGCGCCTTCAATCCTGATCACCTTTATCGACATGGTGCTTTTTAACACGCCCAAGCCACCTCCGGAGAAATGTGAAACCTATATGTTCATGGGCCAGCACTTTATCCAGGTGTTATTTGTCCTGGTTGCCGTCGGCTGCATTCCCGTAATGTTGCTAGCCAAGCCGCTGCTCATCATGCAGGCCCGCAAGCAGGCGAAC GAAGAG GTACAGCCCATTGCAGGAGCCACTTCAGATGCAGAAGCCGGCGGCGTGTCCAATGGCGGCTCACacggtggtggcggtggccaTGAGGAGGAAGAGGAGCTCTCTGAGATCTTCATTCACCAGAGCATCCACACCATCGAGTACGTCCTAGGTTCGGTATCCCACACCGCTTCCTATCTCCGATTGTGGGCGCTTTCCTTGGCCCATGCCC AGTTGGCTGAGGTGCTGTGGACCATGGTCCTCTCGATTGGCTTGAAGCAGGAAGGGCCGGTGGGTGGCATCGTATTGACCTGCGTGTTTGCCTTCTGGGCCATTCTCACCGTTGGCATTCTGGTACTCATGGAGGGCTTGTCTGCCTTCCTGCACACGCTGCGTCTCCATTG GGTCGAGTTCCAGAGCAAGTTCTACAAGGGCCAGGGTTACGCCTTCCAACCCTTCTCGTTTGATGCCATCATAGAAAACGGAGCTGCAGCCGCCGAGGAGTAA
- the LOC117145728 gene encoding V-type proton ATPase 116 kDa subunit a isoform X4, which produces MGSLFRSEEMALCQLFLQSEAAYACVSELGELGLVQFRDLNPDVNAFQRKFVNEVRRCDEMERKLRYLEKEIKKDGIPMLDTGESPEAPQPREMIDLEATFEKLENELREVNQNAEALKRNFLELTELKHILRKTQVFFDEQEGGVNQTTESMTRALITDEARTAGASMGPVQLGYMEKSNEREDYLPCFVAGVILRERLPAFERMLWRACRGNVFLRQAMIETPLEDPTNGDQVHKSVFIIFFQGDQLKTRVKKICEGFRATLYPCPEAPADRREMAMGVMTRIEDLNTVLGQTQDHRHRVLVAAAKNLKNWFVKVRKIKAIYHTLNLFNLDVTQKCLIAECWVPLLDIETIQLALRRGTERSGSSVPPILNRMQTFENPPTYNRTNKFTKAFQALIDAYGVASYREMNPAPYTIITFPFLFAVMFGDLGHGAIMALFGLWMIRKEKGLAAQKTDNEIWNIFFGGRYIIFLMGVFSMYTGLIYNDIFSKSLNIFGSHWHLSYNKSTVMENKFLQLSPKGDYEGAPYPFGMDPIWQVAGANKIIFHNAYKMKISIIFGVIHMIFGVVMSWHNHTYFRNRISLLYEFIPQLVFLLLLFFYMVLLMFIKWIKFAATNNKPYSEACAPSILITFIDMVLFNTPKPPPEKCETYMFMGQHFIQVLFVLVAVGCIPVMLLAKPLLIMQARKQANEEVQPIAGATSDAEAGGVSNGGSHGGGGGHEEEEELSEIFIHQSIHTIEYVLGSVSHTASYLRLWALSLAHAQLAEVLWTMVLSIGLKQEGPVGGIVLTCVFAFWAILTVGILVLMEGLSAFLHTLRLHWVEFQSKFYKGQGYAFQPFSFDAIIENGAAAAEE; this is translated from the exons ATGGGTTCCCTGTTCCGCAGCGAGGAAATGGCGCTGTGCCAGCTGTTCCTGCAGAGCGAGGCGGCCTACGCCTGCGTCTCCGAGTTGGGAGAACTGGGATTGGTCCAGTTCCGAGAT CTCAATCCCGATGTCAACGCCTTCCAGAGGAAGTTCGTCAACGAGGTGCGCCGCTGCGATGAGATGGAGCGCAAGCTGCGTTACCTGGAGAAGGAGATCAAGAAGGATGGCATACCCATGTTGGACACCGGGGAGAGTCCCGAGGCCCCGCAGCCCCGCGAGATGATCGACCTGGAG GCCACCTTTGAGAAACTGGAGAACGAGTTGAGGGAGGTGAATCAGAACGCCGAGGCCCTGAAGCGCAATTTTCTGGAGCTGACCGAGCTTAAGCACATTTTGCGCAAAACTCAGGTGTTCTTCGATGAG CAAGAAGGCGGCGTTAACCAAACGACCGAGTCGATGACCCGCGCCTTGATCACGGACGAGGCACGCACCGCTGGTGCCTCCATGGGTCCCGTACAGCTCGG TTACATGGAGAAATCAAACGAACGTGAGGATTATCTTCCATG CTTCGTGGCTGGCGTCATCCTGAGGGAGCGACTGCCGGCCTTCGAGCGGATGCTGTGGCGCGCCTGCAGGGGCAACGTCTTCCTGCGCCAGGCGATGATCGAGACGCCGCTGGAGGATCCCACCAAT GGCGACCAGGTGCACAAGTCCGTGTTCATCATCTTCTTCCAGGGTGACCAGCTGAAGACGCGCGTCAAGAAGATCTGCGAGGGCTTCCGGGCCACGCTCTATCCTTGCCCTGAAGCTCCAGCCGATCGGCGAGAGATGGCCATGGGTGTGATGACCCGCATCGAAGATCTGAACACCGTGCTCGGCCAGACGCAGGACCATCGCCATCGTGTCCTGGTCGCTGCGGCCAAGAACCTTAAGAACTGGTTCGTCAAGGTGCGCAAGATCAAGGCAATCTACCATACGCTGAATCTCTTCAATCTGGACGTGACCCAGAAGTGTCTGATCGCCGAGTGCTGGGTGCCGCTGCTGGACATTGAAACCATCCAGCTGGCCTTGCGCCGCGGAACCGAAAGATCGGGATCGTCGGTGCCGCCAATTCTCAACCGGATGCAGACGTTCGAGAATCCGCCGACCTACAATCGAACGAACAAGTTTACCAAGGCCTTCCAGGCATTGATCGATGCCTATGGCGTGGCCAGCTATCGGGAAATGAATCCGGCACCCTACACGATCATCACCTTTCCCTTCCTGTTCGCCGTGATGTTTGGAGATTTGGGCCACGGAGCTATCATGGCGCTCTTTGGTCTCTGGATGATTCGAAAGGAGAAGGGACTGGCGGCTCAGAAGACGGACAACGAGATTTGGAACATTTTCTTCGGCGGACGGTACATCATCTTCCTCATGGGCGTCTTCTCCATGTACACGGGTCTTATATACAACGATATATTCTCAAAGTCGCTGAATATCTTTGGATCGCATTGGCATTTGTCCTACAACAAGTCCACCGTGATGGAAAACAAGTTCCTGCAGTTGAGCCCGAAAGGCGACTACGAGGGCGCTCCGTATCCGTTCGGCATGGACCCCATATGGCAGGTGGCGGGAGCCAATAAGATCATCTTCCACAACGCTTACAAAATGAAGATCTCGATCATTTTCGGTGTTATCCACATGATCTTCGGTGTGGTGATGAGCTGGCACAACCATACGTATTTCCGGAACAGGATTTCCCTGCTATACGAGTTCATTCCCCAGCTGGtctttctgctgctgctgttcttCTACATGGTTCTGTTGATGTTCATCAAGTGGATCAAATTTGCCGCCACCAATAATA AGCCCTACTCCGAAGCCTGCGCGCCTTCAATCCTGATCACCTTTATCGACATGGTGCTTTTTAACACGCCCAAGCCACCTCCGGAGAAATGTGAAACCTATATGTTCATGGGCCAGCACTTTATCCAGGTGTTATTTGTCCTGGTTGCCGTCGGCTGCATTCCCGTAATGTTGCTAGCCAAGCCGCTGCTCATCATGCAGGCCCGCAAGCAGGCGAAC GAAGAG GTACAGCCCATTGCAGGAGCCACTTCAGATGCAGAAGCCGGCGGCGTGTCCAATGGCGGCTCACacggtggtggcggtggccaTGAGGAGGAAGAGGAGCTCTCTGAGATCTTCATTCACCAGAGCATCCACACCATCGAGTACGTCCTAGGTTCGGTATCCCACACCGCTTCCTATCTCCGATTGTGGGCGCTTTCCTTGGCCCATGCCC AGTTGGCTGAGGTGCTGTGGACCATGGTCCTCTCGATTGGCTTGAAGCAGGAAGGGCCGGTGGGTGGCATCGTATTGACCTGCGTGTTTGCCTTCTGGGCCATTCTCACCGTTGGCATTCTGGTACTCATGGAGGGCTTGTCTGCCTTCCTGCACACGCTGCGTCTCCATTG GGTCGAGTTCCAGAGCAAGTTCTACAAGGGCCAGGGTTACGCCTTCCAACCCTTCTCGTTTGATGCCATCATAGAAAACGGAGCTGCAGCCGCCGAGGAGTAA
- the LOC117145728 gene encoding V-type proton ATPase 116 kDa subunit a isoform X5, which yields MGSLFRSEEMALCQLFLQSEAAYACVSELGELGLVQFRDLNPDVNAFQRKFVNEVRRCDEMERKLRYLEKEIKKDGIPMLDTGESPEAPQPREMIDLEATFEKLENELREVNQNAEALKRNFLELTELKHILRKTQVFFDEQEGGVNQTTESMTRALITDEARTAGASMGPVQLGYMEKSNEREDYLPCFVAGVILRERLPAFERMLWRACRGNVFLRQAMIETPLEDPTNGDQVHKSVFIIFFQGDQLKTRVKKICEGFRATLYPCPEAPADRREMAMGVMTRIEDLNTVLGQTQDHRHRVLVAAAKNLKNWFVKVRKIKAIYHTLNLFNLDVTQKCLIAECWVPLLDIETIQLALRRGTERSGSSVPPILNRMQTFENPPTYNRTNKFTKAFQALIDAYGVASYREMNPAPYTIITFPFLFAVMFGDLGHGAIMALFGLWMIRKEKGLAAQKTDNEIWNIFFGGRYIIFLMGVFSMYTGLIYNDIFSKSLNIFGSHWHLSYNKSTVMENKFLQLSPKGDYEGAPYPFGMDPIWQVAGANKIIFHNAYKMKISIIFGVIHMIFGVVMSWHNHTYFRNRISLLYEFIPQLVFLLLLFFYMVLLMFIKWIKFAATNNKPYSEACAPSILITFIDMVLFNTPKPPPEKCETYMFMGQHFIQVLFVLVAVGCIPVMLLAKPLLIMQARKQANVQPIAGATSDAEAGGVSNGGSHGGGGGHEEEEELSEIFIHQSIHTIEYVLGSVSHTASYLRLWALSLAHAQLAEVLWTMVLSIGLKQEGPVGGIVLTCVFAFWAILTVGILVLMEGLSAFLHTLRLHWVEFQSKFYKGQGYAFQPFSFDAIIENGAAAAEE from the exons ATGGGTTCCCTGTTCCGCAGCGAGGAAATGGCGCTGTGCCAGCTGTTCCTGCAGAGCGAGGCGGCCTACGCCTGCGTCTCCGAGTTGGGAGAACTGGGATTGGTCCAGTTCCGAGAT CTCAATCCCGATGTCAACGCCTTCCAGAGGAAGTTCGTCAACGAGGTGCGCCGCTGCGATGAGATGGAGCGCAAGCTGCGTTACCTGGAGAAGGAGATCAAGAAGGATGGCATACCCATGTTGGACACCGGGGAGAGTCCCGAGGCCCCGCAGCCCCGCGAGATGATCGACCTGGAG GCCACCTTTGAGAAACTGGAGAACGAGTTGAGGGAGGTGAATCAGAACGCCGAGGCCCTGAAGCGCAATTTTCTGGAGCTGACCGAGCTTAAGCACATTTTGCGCAAAACTCAGGTGTTCTTCGATGAG CAAGAAGGCGGCGTTAACCAAACGACCGAGTCGATGACCCGCGCCTTGATCACGGACGAGGCACGCACCGCTGGTGCCTCCATGGGTCCCGTACAGCTCGG TTACATGGAGAAATCAAACGAACGTGAGGATTATCTTCCATG CTTCGTGGCTGGCGTCATCCTGAGGGAGCGACTGCCGGCCTTCGAGCGGATGCTGTGGCGCGCCTGCAGGGGCAACGTCTTCCTGCGCCAGGCGATGATCGAGACGCCGCTGGAGGATCCCACCAAT GGCGACCAGGTGCACAAGTCCGTGTTCATCATCTTCTTCCAGGGTGACCAGCTGAAGACGCGCGTCAAGAAGATCTGCGAGGGCTTCCGGGCCACGCTCTATCCTTGCCCTGAAGCTCCAGCCGATCGGCGAGAGATGGCCATGGGTGTGATGACCCGCATCGAAGATCTGAACACCGTGCTCGGCCAGACGCAGGACCATCGCCATCGTGTCCTGGTCGCTGCGGCCAAGAACCTTAAGAACTGGTTCGTCAAGGTGCGCAAGATCAAGGCAATCTACCATACGCTGAATCTCTTCAATCTGGACGTGACCCAGAAGTGTCTGATCGCCGAGTGCTGGGTGCCGCTGCTGGACATTGAAACCATCCAGCTGGCCTTGCGCCGCGGAACCGAAAGATCGGGATCGTCGGTGCCGCCAATTCTCAACCGGATGCAGACGTTCGAGAATCCGCCGACCTACAATCGAACGAACAAGTTTACCAAGGCCTTCCAGGCATTGATCGATGCCTATGGCGTGGCCAGCTATCGGGAAATGAATCCGGCACCCTACACGATCATCACCTTTCCCTTCCTGTTCGCCGTGATGTTTGGAGATTTGGGCCACGGAGCTATCATGGCGCTCTTTGGTCTCTGGATGATTCGAAAGGAGAAGGGACTGGCGGCTCAGAAGACGGACAACGAGATTTGGAACATTTTCTTCGGCGGACGGTACATCATCTTCCTCATGGGCGTCTTCTCCATGTACACGGGTCTTATATACAACGATATATTCTCAAAGTCGCTGAATATCTTTGGATCGCATTGGCATTTGTCCTACAACAAGTCCACCGTGATGGAAAACAAGTTCCTGCAGTTGAGCCCGAAAGGCGACTACGAGGGCGCTCCGTATCCGTTCGGCATGGACCCCATATGGCAGGTGGCGGGAGCCAATAAGATCATCTTCCACAACGCTTACAAAATGAAGATCTCGATCATTTTCGGTGTTATCCACATGATCTTCGGTGTGGTGATGAGCTGGCACAACCATACGTATTTCCGGAACAGGATTTCCCTGCTATACGAGTTCATTCCCCAGCTGGtctttctgctgctgctgttcttCTACATGGTTCTGTTGATGTTCATCAAGTGGATCAAATTTGCCGCCACCAATAATA AGCCCTACTCCGAAGCCTGCGCGCCTTCAATCCTGATCACCTTTATCGACATGGTGCTTTTTAACACGCCCAAGCCACCTCCGGAGAAATGTGAAACCTATATGTTCATGGGCCAGCACTTTATCCAGGTGTTATTTGTCCTGGTTGCCGTCGGCTGCATTCCCGTAATGTTGCTAGCCAAGCCGCTGCTCATCATGCAGGCCCGCAAGCAGGCGAAC GTACAGCCCATTGCAGGAGCCACTTCAGATGCAGAAGCCGGCGGCGTGTCCAATGGCGGCTCACacggtggtggcggtggccaTGAGGAGGAAGAGGAGCTCTCTGAGATCTTCATTCACCAGAGCATCCACACCATCGAGTACGTCCTAGGTTCGGTATCCCACACCGCTTCCTATCTCCGATTGTGGGCGCTTTCCTTGGCCCATGCCC AGTTGGCTGAGGTGCTGTGGACCATGGTCCTCTCGATTGGCTTGAAGCAGGAAGGGCCGGTGGGTGGCATCGTATTGACCTGCGTGTTTGCCTTCTGGGCCATTCTCACCGTTGGCATTCTGGTACTCATGGAGGGCTTGTCTGCCTTCCTGCACACGCTGCGTCTCCATTG GGTCGAGTTCCAGAGCAAGTTCTACAAGGGCCAGGGTTACGCCTTCCAACCCTTCTCGTTTGATGCCATCATAGAAAACGGAGCTGCAGCCGCCGAGGAGTAA
- the LOC117145728 gene encoding V-type proton ATPase 116 kDa subunit a isoform X2 encodes MGSLFRSEEMALCQLFLQSEAAYACVSELGELGLVQFRDLNPDVNAFQRKFVNEVRRCDEMERKLRYLEKEIKKDGIPMLDTGESPEAPQPREMIDLEATFEKLENELREVNQNAEALKRNFLELTELKHILRKTQVFFDESVPTVYKSSSAYSSSKYRRYPQMADNQNEDEQAQLLGEEGVRASQPGQNLKLGFVAGVILRERLPAFERMLWRACRGNVFLRQAMIETPLEDPTNGDQVHKSVFIIFFQGDQLKTRVKKICEGFRATLYPCPEAPADRREMAMGVMTRIEDLNTVLGQTQDHRHRVLVAAAKNLKNWFVKVRKIKAIYHTLNLFNLDVTQKCLIAECWVPLLDIETIQLALRRGTERSGSSVPPILNRMQTFENPPTYNRTNKFTKAFQALIDAYGVASYREMNPAPYTIITFPFLFAVMFGDLGHGAIMALFGLWMIRKEKGLAAQKTDNEIWNIFFGGRYIIFLMGVFSMYTGLIYNDIFSKSLNIFGSHWHLSYNKSTVMENKFLQLSPKGDYEGAPYPFGMDPIWQVAGANKIIFHNAYKMKISIIFGVIHMIFGVVMSWHNHTYFRNRISLLYEFIPQLVFLLLLFFYMVLLMFIKWIKFAATNNKPYSEACAPSILITFIDMVLFNTPKPPPEKCETYMFMGQHFIQVLFVLVAVGCIPVMLLAKPLLIMQARKQANVQPIAGATSDAEAGGVSNGGSHGGGGGHEEEEELSEIFIHQSIHTIEYVLGSVSHTASYLRLWALSLAHAQLAEVLWTMVLSIGLKQEGPVGGIVLTCVFAFWAILTVGILVLMEGLSAFLHTLRLHWVEFQSKFYKGQGYAFQPFSFDAIIENGAAAAEE; translated from the exons ATGGGTTCCCTGTTCCGCAGCGAGGAAATGGCGCTGTGCCAGCTGTTCCTGCAGAGCGAGGCGGCCTACGCCTGCGTCTCCGAGTTGGGAGAACTGGGATTGGTCCAGTTCCGAGAT CTCAATCCCGATGTCAACGCCTTCCAGAGGAAGTTCGTCAACGAGGTGCGCCGCTGCGATGAGATGGAGCGCAAGCTGCGTTACCTGGAGAAGGAGATCAAGAAGGATGGCATACCCATGTTGGACACCGGGGAGAGTCCCGAGGCCCCGCAGCCCCGCGAGATGATCGACCTGGAG GCCACCTTTGAGAAACTGGAGAACGAGTTGAGGGAGGTGAATCAGAACGCCGAGGCCCTGAAGCGCAATTTTCTGGAGCTGACCGAGCTTAAGCACATTTTGCGCAAAACTCAGGTGTTCTTCGATGAG TCGGTGCCCACGGTGTACAAGTCGAGTAGCGCATACTCATCCAGCAAATATCGGCGATATCCGCAGATGGCCGACAACCAAAACGAGGACGAGCAGGCGCAGCTGCTGGGCGAGGAGGGTGTCCGGGCCAGCCAGCCGGGCCAGAATTTGAAGCTTGG CTTCGTGGCTGGCGTCATCCTGAGGGAGCGACTGCCGGCCTTCGAGCGGATGCTGTGGCGCGCCTGCAGGGGCAACGTCTTCCTGCGCCAGGCGATGATCGAGACGCCGCTGGAGGATCCCACCAAT GGCGACCAGGTGCACAAGTCCGTGTTCATCATCTTCTTCCAGGGTGACCAGCTGAAGACGCGCGTCAAGAAGATCTGCGAGGGCTTCCGGGCCACGCTCTATCCTTGCCCTGAAGCTCCAGCCGATCGGCGAGAGATGGCCATGGGTGTGATGACCCGCATCGAAGATCTGAACACCGTGCTCGGCCAGACGCAGGACCATCGCCATCGTGTCCTGGTCGCTGCGGCCAAGAACCTTAAGAACTGGTTCGTCAAGGTGCGCAAGATCAAGGCAATCTACCATACGCTGAATCTCTTCAATCTGGACGTGACCCAGAAGTGTCTGATCGCCGAGTGCTGGGTGCCGCTGCTGGACATTGAAACCATCCAGCTGGCCTTGCGCCGCGGAACCGAAAGATCGGGATCGTCGGTGCCGCCAATTCTCAACCGGATGCAGACGTTCGAGAATCCGCCGACCTACAATCGAACGAACAAGTTTACCAAGGCCTTCCAGGCATTGATCGATGCCTATGGCGTGGCCAGCTATCGGGAAATGAATCCGGCACCCTACACGATCATCACCTTTCCCTTCCTGTTCGCCGTGATGTTTGGAGATTTGGGCCACGGAGCTATCATGGCGCTCTTTGGTCTCTGGATGATTCGAAAGGAGAAGGGACTGGCGGCTCAGAAGACGGACAACGAGATTTGGAACATTTTCTTCGGCGGACGGTACATCATCTTCCTCATGGGCGTCTTCTCCATGTACACGGGTCTTATATACAACGATATATTCTCAAAGTCGCTGAATATCTTTGGATCGCATTGGCATTTGTCCTACAACAAGTCCACCGTGATGGAAAACAAGTTCCTGCAGTTGAGCCCGAAAGGCGACTACGAGGGCGCTCCGTATCCGTTCGGCATGGACCCCATATGGCAGGTGGCGGGAGCCAATAAGATCATCTTCCACAACGCTTACAAAATGAAGATCTCGATCATTTTCGGTGTTATCCACATGATCTTCGGTGTGGTGATGAGCTGGCACAACCATACGTATTTCCGGAACAGGATTTCCCTGCTATACGAGTTCATTCCCCAGCTGGtctttctgctgctgctgttcttCTACATGGTTCTGTTGATGTTCATCAAGTGGATCAAATTTGCCGCCACCAATAATA AGCCCTACTCCGAAGCCTGCGCGCCTTCAATCCTGATCACCTTTATCGACATGGTGCTTTTTAACACGCCCAAGCCACCTCCGGAGAAATGTGAAACCTATATGTTCATGGGCCAGCACTTTATCCAGGTGTTATTTGTCCTGGTTGCCGTCGGCTGCATTCCCGTAATGTTGCTAGCCAAGCCGCTGCTCATCATGCAGGCCCGCAAGCAGGCGAAC GTACAGCCCATTGCAGGAGCCACTTCAGATGCAGAAGCCGGCGGCGTGTCCAATGGCGGCTCACacggtggtggcggtggccaTGAGGAGGAAGAGGAGCTCTCTGAGATCTTCATTCACCAGAGCATCCACACCATCGAGTACGTCCTAGGTTCGGTATCCCACACCGCTTCCTATCTCCGATTGTGGGCGCTTTCCTTGGCCCATGCCC AGTTGGCTGAGGTGCTGTGGACCATGGTCCTCTCGATTGGCTTGAAGCAGGAAGGGCCGGTGGGTGGCATCGTATTGACCTGCGTGTTTGCCTTCTGGGCCATTCTCACCGTTGGCATTCTGGTACTCATGGAGGGCTTGTCTGCCTTCCTGCACACGCTGCGTCTCCATTG GGTCGAGTTCCAGAGCAAGTTCTACAAGGGCCAGGGTTACGCCTTCCAACCCTTCTCGTTTGATGCCATCATAGAAAACGGAGCTGCAGCCGCCGAGGAGTAA